In a single window of the Streptomyces sp. NBC_00094 genome:
- a CDS encoding GNAT family N-acetyltransferase — MIRHANAADLDAVTALHAEARATYYRGHLPEADYAGPEELARSRTGWAGAIDRGIVLCAELDGEVAGIAAYGERDGVMSLSQLHVAPARWRRGVGGALHAACVEAWRTAGATTARLEVYEKNERAQAFYAAHGWVPDPETPRSGDHLVLRLTVRPESE; from the coding sequence ATGATCAGACACGCGAACGCCGCCGACCTCGACGCCGTCACCGCCCTCCACGCGGAGGCCCGCGCCACCTACTACCGCGGCCACCTCCCCGAGGCCGACTACGCGGGCCCCGAGGAACTGGCCCGCTCCCGTACCGGCTGGGCGGGCGCGATCGACCGTGGGATCGTGCTCTGCGCCGAGCTCGACGGCGAGGTCGCCGGGATCGCCGCGTACGGCGAGCGCGACGGCGTCATGTCCCTCAGCCAGCTGCACGTGGCCCCCGCCCGCTGGCGCCGGGGCGTCGGCGGCGCCCTCCACGCGGCCTGCGTCGAGGCCTGGCGGACGGCCGGGGCGACCACCGCCCGCCTGGAGGTCTACGAGAAGAACGAGCGCGCCCAGGCCTTCTACGCGGCCCACGGCTGGGTCCCGGACCCGGAGACCCCGCGCTCGGGCGACCACCTCGTGCTCCGCCTCACAGTGCGGCCGGAATCGGAATGA
- a CDS encoding sensor histidine kinase, whose protein sequence is MRRWAVALFGQRARLRWLHLILGGALFMPYWLVGTVVLGAFLDSPGMFGGSLAVQFGAYAIGLPLAAVTALFPLARPMSVAVARALCGVPADRFADGPAHGRDAKARTAGWFTLHVGAGALVSGATLALPPFAVAVLALPFSSALRESEVGRHWGLDQDWWVWAALPAGLLMLLALAAGAAAAGALLARQAPRLLGPSPADRLVAAERRAAEAESRNRLARELHDSVGHALSAVTLQAGAARRVLDTGDAADLEFVREALTAIEETTRRTVGELDWVLGLLRRDEGAEEGAGPGLDALEALVRGAGPRVALTVNGALDPVPEALSREAYRIVQEGLTNAARHAGGTPVTVRLDARTEELEITMENALPERPPVARPHGGRGLRGVGERARLLGGTAEAGPVDGVWRLAVRIPR, encoded by the coding sequence GTGAGGCGGTGGGCGGTCGCCCTGTTCGGGCAGCGCGCCAGGCTGCGCTGGCTCCATCTGATCCTGGGCGGCGCCCTGTTCATGCCGTACTGGCTGGTCGGCACCGTCGTGCTGGGGGCCTTCCTCGACTCGCCGGGCATGTTCGGGGGCAGTCTCGCCGTGCAGTTCGGGGCGTACGCGATCGGGCTGCCGCTCGCCGCGGTCACCGCGCTCTTCCCGCTGGCCCGGCCGATGTCGGTGGCGGTGGCGCGGGCGCTGTGCGGGGTGCCGGCGGACCGGTTCGCGGACGGTCCGGCGCACGGGCGGGACGCGAAGGCGAGGACCGCCGGCTGGTTCACCCTGCACGTGGGCGCCGGGGCGCTGGTCAGCGGGGCGACCCTGGCCCTGCCGCCGTTCGCGGTGGCGGTGCTGGCGCTGCCGTTCTCGTCGGCCCTCCGGGAGTCGGAGGTCGGCCGGCACTGGGGCCTCGACCAGGACTGGTGGGTCTGGGCGGCGCTCCCGGCGGGCCTGCTCATGCTGCTCGCGCTCGCCGCGGGGGCCGCCGCGGCCGGGGCTCTGCTCGCCCGGCAGGCGCCCCGGCTGCTCGGGCCGAGCCCGGCGGACCGGCTCGTGGCGGCCGAGCGGCGCGCGGCGGAGGCCGAGTCGCGCAACCGGCTCGCCCGCGAGCTGCACGACTCGGTCGGCCACGCGCTGAGCGCGGTCACCCTCCAGGCGGGCGCGGCGCGCCGGGTCCTCGACACGGGCGACGCGGCGGACCTGGAGTTCGTCCGGGAGGCGCTGACCGCGATCGAGGAGACCACCCGGCGCACGGTCGGGGAGCTGGACTGGGTCCTCGGCCTGCTGCGGCGCGACGAGGGGGCCGAGGAGGGAGCGGGGCCGGGGCTCGACGCCCTGGAGGCCCTCGTGCGCGGCGCCGGACCGCGCGTGGCGCTGACGGTGAACGGGGCCCTCGACCCCGTACCGGAGGCGCTGTCCCGGGAGGCGTACCGGATCGTCCAGGAGGGCCTGACGAACGCGGCCCGGCACGCGGGCGGCACACCCGTCACCGTACGGCTCGACGCCCGTACCGAGGAGTTGGAGATCACCATGGAGAACGCCCTGCCCGAGCGGCCCCCGGTCGCCCGCCCGCACGGCGGGCGCGGCCTGCGCGGGGTCGGCGAACGGGCCCGGCTGCTCGGCGGCACCGCCGAGGCGGGCCCGGTGGACGGCGTGTGGCGCCTCGCGGTCAGGATCCCCCGGTGA
- a CDS encoding aldehyde dehydrogenase (NADP(+)): MAAEPVWSVDPRTGKPREQVAVEATAEEVDRAVRAAHAARDALADRTVRAAFLRTAADLLDEAREHVIEAADAETALGPVRLTGELARTTAQLRSFAEVVTEGSYLDIRIDLPDPGATPPRSDMRRWKIPLGVVAVYAAGNFPLAFSVPGGDTASALAAGCPVVVKAHPDHPATAELCAALLRRAAAKQGLPEDVVVLVHGFDAGVELVRHPLVAAAGFTGSVRGGRALFDAAAARPVPIPFHGELGSLNPVVLTPAAVEERAEELGAGLAGSMTLGAGQFCTKPGFVLAPQGEAGDRFLAALTAGVSDTEPGVMLDHRMRDAFVAGVAERAALDGVRTPVTPGAGGEHTVSAGVLAVDAERLTKGDAERRTGDGADGLPGGDHHLLLEECFGPVTVVARYSSREEVTAVLGLLPGNLTATLHIAERDQDQDTDAASLLAELTPLAGRVLVNGWPTGVAVAAAQHHGGPYPATTSTSTSVGATAIERWLRPVTYQSTPEHLLPPELRDGNPLGLPRR, encoded by the coding sequence GTGGCGGCAGAACCAGTGTGGAGTGTGGACCCCCGGACGGGGAAGCCGCGCGAGCAGGTTGCGGTGGAGGCCACAGCGGAGGAGGTCGACCGGGCCGTCCGGGCCGCGCACGCCGCCCGTGACGCCCTCGCCGACCGCACGGTGCGGGCCGCCTTCCTCCGTACCGCCGCAGACCTCCTCGACGAGGCGCGCGAGCACGTCATCGAGGCCGCCGACGCCGAGACCGCCCTCGGCCCCGTCCGCCTCACCGGTGAACTCGCCCGGACCACCGCCCAGTTGCGGTCCTTCGCCGAGGTCGTCACGGAGGGGTCCTACCTCGACATCCGGATCGACCTCCCCGACCCCGGGGCCACCCCGCCCCGGTCCGACATGCGCCGCTGGAAGATCCCGCTCGGCGTCGTCGCCGTCTACGCGGCCGGCAACTTCCCCCTCGCCTTCTCGGTACCCGGCGGCGACACCGCGAGCGCCCTCGCCGCCGGCTGCCCCGTGGTGGTCAAGGCCCACCCCGACCACCCGGCCACCGCCGAGCTCTGCGCCGCCCTGCTGCGCCGGGCCGCCGCCAAGCAGGGCCTTCCCGAGGACGTCGTCGTCCTCGTCCACGGCTTCGACGCCGGCGTGGAGCTGGTCCGCCACCCGCTCGTCGCGGCGGCGGGCTTCACCGGTTCGGTACGCGGCGGACGGGCGCTCTTCGACGCCGCCGCCGCCCGGCCCGTACCGATCCCCTTCCACGGCGAACTCGGCTCCCTCAACCCGGTCGTGCTCACCCCGGCGGCCGTCGAGGAGCGCGCCGAGGAGCTCGGCGCCGGCCTGGCCGGCTCCATGACGCTGGGCGCGGGCCAGTTCTGCACCAAGCCCGGCTTCGTCCTGGCTCCCCAGGGCGAGGCGGGCGATCGCTTCCTCGCCGCGCTCACCGCCGGGGTCAGCGACACCGAACCGGGCGTGATGCTCGACCACCGCATGCGGGACGCGTTCGTCGCCGGGGTCGCCGAGCGCGCCGCGCTCGACGGGGTGCGGACCCCCGTCACCCCGGGCGCGGGCGGCGAGCACACGGTCAGCGCCGGCGTCCTCGCCGTCGACGCCGAGCGGCTCACCAAGGGGGACGCCGAGCGGCGCACCGGGGACGGCGCGGACGGCCTTCCCGGGGGCGACCACCACCTCCTCCTGGAGGAGTGCTTCGGACCCGTCACCGTCGTCGCCCGCTACTCCTCCCGCGAGGAGGTCACCGCCGTCCTCGGCCTCCTGCCCGGCAACCTGACCGCCACCCTGCACATCGCCGAGCGGGACCAGGACCAGGACACCGACGCGGCCTCGCTCCTCGCCGAACTCACCCCGCTCGCGGGCCGCGTCCTCGTCAACGGCTGGCCCACCGGTGTCGCCGTCGCCGCCGCCCAGCACCACGGCGGCCCCTACCCGGCCACCACCTCCACCTCCACCTCGGTCGGCGCGACCGCGATCGAGCGCTGGCTCCGCCCGGTCACCTACCAGTCGACCCCCGAGCACCTCCTCCCGCCGGAGCTCCGCGACGGCAACCCGCTGGGGCTGCCCCGCCGCTGA
- a CDS encoding cupin domain-containing protein: protein MNENATFAPLLTRAATAETTADPSSVMTLLADSDTTGGQLTSYRSSFAKGAVGAPAHFHTKASEMFFVLGGSLQVLVGEELTVLEQGDFLLVPPHTPHAFAAAPGAEADVLFAFTPGMARFDYLRLLGRVMRGEASFEEIKASSEQYDNHYVDSPVWQKALAERG, encoded by the coding sequence ATGAACGAGAACGCGACCTTCGCCCCGCTCCTGACCCGTGCCGCCACCGCCGAGACCACCGCCGACCCCAGCAGCGTGATGACGCTCCTCGCCGACTCGGACACCACCGGCGGGCAGCTCACGAGCTACCGCTCCTCGTTCGCGAAGGGCGCGGTCGGCGCCCCGGCGCACTTCCACACCAAGGCCTCGGAGATGTTCTTCGTCCTCGGTGGCTCGCTCCAGGTGCTCGTCGGCGAGGAGCTGACCGTCCTGGAGCAGGGTGACTTCCTCCTCGTCCCGCCGCACACCCCGCACGCCTTCGCGGCGGCGCCCGGCGCCGAGGCGGACGTCCTCTTCGCCTTCACGCCGGGCATGGCCCGCTTCGACTACCTGCGCCTCCTCGGCCGGGTCATGCGGGGCGAGGCGAGCTTCGAGGAGATCAAGGCCTCCTCGGAGCAGTACGACAACCACTACGTGGACAGCCCGGTCTGGCAGAAGGCCCTCGCCGAGCGGGGCTGA
- a CDS encoding aminotransferase class V-fold PLP-dependent enzyme, protein MDSLDQPLGGAEFAPKKTYLNTSACGLLPRRTIEAVTLLAEETADGRSDGAGSFEIVGEARAAFARLAHVPHERVAVGSSVAVHCGMIAQSMPAGSEILFPEGDFSSVITPFTIRGDLKTRFVPLERLAESVRPETALVAFSAVQSADGRTADFAAIRAAAAAHGARTLLDATQSAGWLPLHAGEWDYTVSGAYKYLLCPRGASFLTVTEEAQDSLLAIHANWVTGEELWVNSYGPVRELAASARRFDEPVAFFSYHGAARSLALLEEIGIDRIEAHDKGLAARFRAGLVELGHAPVMDDSTVVAVPGLGDRADALRDADVLLSARAGNLRASFHLYNTTADVDRVLDVLAG, encoded by the coding sequence ATGGATTCCCTGGACCAGCCGCTCGGTGGCGCCGAGTTCGCGCCCAAGAAGACGTATCTGAACACCTCCGCCTGCGGGTTGCTGCCCCGCCGGACCATCGAGGCCGTCACGCTCCTCGCCGAGGAGACCGCCGACGGCCGATCCGACGGCGCCGGAAGCTTCGAGATCGTCGGCGAGGCCCGGGCGGCCTTCGCCCGGCTCGCCCACGTCCCGCACGAGCGCGTCGCCGTCGGCAGCTCCGTCGCGGTGCACTGCGGAATGATCGCCCAGTCGATGCCCGCGGGATCCGAGATCCTCTTCCCCGAGGGCGACTTCTCCTCCGTCATCACCCCCTTCACGATCCGCGGCGACCTCAAGACCCGCTTCGTGCCGCTGGAGCGCCTCGCCGAGTCCGTCCGCCCCGAGACCGCGCTCGTCGCCTTCTCCGCCGTGCAGTCGGCGGACGGCCGCACGGCGGACTTCGCGGCGATACGGGCCGCGGCGGCCGCCCACGGCGCCCGGACGCTCCTGGACGCCACGCAGTCGGCCGGCTGGCTGCCGCTGCACGCGGGGGAGTGGGACTACACGGTCTCCGGCGCCTACAAGTACCTGCTCTGCCCGCGCGGGGCGTCCTTCCTCACCGTCACCGAGGAGGCGCAGGACTCGCTCCTCGCGATCCACGCCAACTGGGTCACGGGCGAGGAGCTGTGGGTGAACAGCTACGGCCCGGTCCGCGAACTCGCCGCCTCCGCACGTCGCTTCGACGAGCCCGTGGCCTTCTTCTCGTACCACGGGGCCGCCCGCTCGCTCGCGCTGCTCGAAGAGATCGGCATCGACCGCATCGAGGCCCACGACAAGGGCCTCGCGGCCCGCTTCCGCGCCGGACTCGTCGAGCTGGGCCACGCGCCGGTCATGGACGACTCGACGGTCGTCGCCGTCCCCGGCCTCGGCGACCGGGCCGACGCGCTGCGGGACGCCGACGTGCTGCTCTCCGCCCGCGCGGGCAACCTGCGGGCCTCGTTCCACCTGTACAACACGACGGCGGACGTCGACCGCGTCCTGGACGTCCTGGCGGGCTGA
- a CDS encoding IclR family transcriptional regulator, which yields MATADAGGAQVKSAVRTVELLEYFAGRPGMHSLAAVQEAVGYPKSSLYMLLRTLVELGWVETDATGTRYGIGVRALLVGTSYIDGDEVVAAARPTLDRLSDDTTETIHLARLDGTNVVYLATRQSQHYLRPFTRVGRRLPAHSTSLGKALLATHTDEQVRKLLPETLPALTEHTITDREKLIEELRVIREQGFSVDREENTLGLRCFGVAIPYRTPARDAISCSVPVARLTPAHEQMIKDALFDARDRLALATRRL from the coding sequence ATGGCGACTGCCGACGCGGGTGGGGCACAGGTGAAGTCCGCGGTGCGGACCGTGGAGCTGCTCGAGTACTTCGCCGGGCGCCCGGGGATGCATTCGCTCGCCGCCGTCCAGGAGGCCGTCGGCTACCCCAAGTCCAGCCTGTACATGCTGTTGCGCACCCTGGTCGAGCTCGGCTGGGTGGAGACCGACGCCACTGGCACGCGGTACGGGATCGGGGTGCGGGCGCTGCTCGTCGGCACCTCGTACATCGACGGCGACGAGGTCGTGGCCGCCGCCCGGCCGACCCTGGACCGGCTCTCCGACGACACCACCGAGACCATCCACCTCGCCCGGCTCGACGGGACCAACGTGGTCTATCTGGCGACCCGCCAGTCCCAGCACTACCTGCGGCCGTTCACCCGGGTCGGGCGCCGGCTGCCCGCGCACTCGACCTCGCTCGGCAAGGCGCTGCTCGCCACCCACACCGACGAGCAGGTGCGCAAGCTGCTCCCCGAGACCCTTCCGGCGCTGACCGAGCACACGATCACCGACCGCGAGAAGCTCATCGAGGAGCTGCGGGTCATCCGCGAGCAGGGCTTCTCGGTGGACCGCGAGGAGAACACGCTCGGGCTGCGCTGCTTCGGGGTCGCGATCCCCTACCGGACCCCGGCGCGGGACGCGATCAGCTGCTCGGTGCCGGTGGCGCGGCTCACCCCGGCCCACGAGCAGATGATCAAGGACGCGCTCTTCGACGCGCGGGACCGGCTGGCGCTGGCGACCCGCCGCCTCTGA
- a CDS encoding DsbA family oxidoreductase: MRVEIWSDIACPWCYIGKARFEKGLAAFAHRDDVEVVHRSFELDPHRAKGDTGPVLEMLAKKYGRTLDEARAMEAHVASNAHSEGLGYRTDGRDHGNTFDIHRLLHLAKERGRQSELLDLAYRANFAEERSVFDAETLVTLGVEAGLDEAEVRAVLADESAYADAVREDEREAAELGANSVPFFVLDRRYGVSGGQPAEVFTQALEQAWQGRTLQPVGSDAEACGPDGCAVPQA, translated from the coding sequence ATGCGCGTCGAGATCTGGAGCGACATCGCCTGCCCCTGGTGCTACATCGGCAAGGCCCGCTTCGAGAAGGGCCTCGCGGCCTTCGCCCACCGCGACGACGTCGAGGTCGTGCACCGCTCCTTCGAGCTCGACCCCCACCGCGCCAAGGGCGACACGGGCCCGGTCCTGGAGATGCTGGCGAAGAAGTACGGCCGGACCCTCGACGAGGCCCGCGCCATGGAGGCGCACGTCGCCTCCAACGCGCACTCCGAGGGCCTCGGCTACCGCACCGACGGCCGCGACCACGGCAACACCTTCGACATCCACCGCCTGCTCCACCTCGCCAAGGAGCGCGGTCGACAGAGCGAGCTGCTCGACCTGGCCTACCGCGCCAACTTCGCCGAGGAGCGCTCCGTCTTCGACGCCGAGACCCTGGTGACGCTCGGCGTCGAGGCCGGTCTCGACGAGGCCGAGGTGCGGGCCGTCCTCGCCGACGAGTCCGCCTATGCCGACGCCGTACGGGAGGACGAGCGCGAGGCCGCCGAACTCGGCGCCAACAGCGTCCCGTTCTTCGTCCTCGACCGCCGCTACGGCGTCTCCGGCGGCCAGCCCGCCGAGGTCTTCACCCAGGCCCTGGAGCAGGCCTGGCAGGGCCGCACCCTCCAGCCGGTCGGCAGCGACGCCGAGGCCTGCGGCCCGGACGGCTGCGCGGTCCCGCAGGCCTGA
- a CDS encoding penicillin-binding protein 2: MNKTIRHTSVFVLVLVLALLGRATWVQAYEGKALADDSKNRRKTIAQYAQPLGNIVVAGSPVTGSKKTEGGDLAYKRTYTDGELYAAVTGYSSQAYGATQLEGIYDSVLDGTDDRLKNPVDAVTRKQQEPGTVVTTIDPAVQKAAYEALGSKKGAAVAVDPATGRILAMVSTPSYDPSKIAGTTDGDAWKELMGDEDKPMVNRALRQPLPPGSTFKLVVAAAALEDGLYGSVDTATKSPNPYTLPNTRKVLKNENASAPCENATIRTALQYSCNNVFAKMAADLGQDKVKAMAEKFGFNDDELDVPVRAYASVYPSGMDSAQTALTGIGQFDVTATPLQMAMVSAAIANDGLLAAPHMVSEVVDSDGDALTTFDDGDSTRVVSSSTAEQLRSAMQTVVDKGTGTNAAIAGAEVGGKTGTAQHGENNSKTPYAWFTSYAKDPSTGKQVAVAVMIEDSGAARSEVSGNGLAAPVAQKMMAAALK; encoded by the coding sequence ATGAACAAGACGATCAGGCACACGTCGGTCTTCGTCCTCGTCCTCGTGCTCGCCCTGCTGGGCCGGGCCACCTGGGTGCAGGCGTACGAAGGCAAGGCGCTCGCGGACGACTCGAAGAACCGGCGGAAGACCATCGCGCAGTACGCGCAACCGCTCGGCAACATCGTCGTGGCCGGCTCACCGGTCACCGGCTCGAAGAAGACGGAGGGAGGCGATCTCGCGTACAAGCGCACGTACACGGACGGCGAGCTCTACGCGGCGGTCACCGGATACAGCTCGCAGGCGTACGGCGCCACGCAGCTGGAGGGCATCTACGACAGCGTCCTCGACGGCACCGACGACCGGCTGAAGAACCCGGTCGACGCCGTCACGCGCAAGCAGCAGGAGCCCGGCACGGTCGTCACCACGATCGACCCGGCCGTCCAGAAGGCCGCCTATGAGGCGCTCGGCAGCAAGAAGGGCGCGGCCGTCGCCGTCGACCCCGCCACCGGCCGCATCCTGGCGATGGTCTCCACCCCGTCGTACGACCCGTCGAAGATCGCCGGGACGACGGACGGCGACGCCTGGAAGGAGCTGATGGGCGACGAGGACAAGCCGATGGTCAACCGGGCCCTGCGCCAGCCGCTGCCGCCCGGCTCCACCTTCAAGCTGGTCGTCGCGGCGGCGGCCCTGGAGGACGGCCTGTACGGCTCGGTGGACACGGCGACGAAGAGCCCCAACCCCTACACGCTGCCGAACACCCGGAAGGTGCTGAAGAACGAGAACGCCTCGGCGCCCTGCGAGAACGCCACGATCCGCACCGCGCTCCAGTACTCCTGCAACAACGTCTTCGCCAAGATGGCCGCCGACCTGGGGCAGGACAAGGTGAAGGCGATGGCGGAGAAGTTCGGCTTCAACGACGACGAGCTCGACGTCCCCGTCCGCGCCTACGCGAGCGTGTACCCGTCCGGCATGGACTCCGCGCAGACGGCGCTGACCGGCATCGGTCAGTTCGACGTGACCGCCACCCCGCTCCAGATGGCCATGGTGTCGGCCGCGATCGCCAACGACGGCCTGCTGGCCGCCCCGCACATGGTCTCGGAGGTCGTCGACTCCGACGGCGACGCGCTGACCACGTTCGACGACGGGGACAGCACGCGGGTCGTCTCCTCCTCGACGGCGGAGCAGCTGCGCAGCGCGATGCAGACGGTGGTGGACAAGGGCACCGGTACCAACGCGGCGATCGCCGGGGCCGAGGTCGGCGGCAAGACGGGCACGGCGCAGCACGGCGAGAACAACAGCAAGACGCCGTACGCCTGGTTCACCTCCTACGCCAAGGACCCCTCGACCGGGAAGCAGGTCGCCGTCGCGGTGATGATCGAGGACTCGGGCGCGGCCCGCTCCGAGGTCAGCGGCAACGGCCTGGCGGCCCCGGTGGCGCAGAAGATGATGGCGGCGGCGCTGAAGTGA
- a CDS encoding response regulator transcription factor, with translation MRVVVADDERMVRTALRVILDAEPDLEVVGEAATGAEAVSVVRAARPDVVLMDVRMPEIDGIRATEQILGGMAEPPRIVVVTTFENDSYVYDALRVGAAGFLLKRAAAEELVGAVRLVARSDSLLYPAAVRGLAAEHARRAPAAAPPWAGRLTEREAEVLRQVATGLTNAEIAERMGVGPATVKSHVAAVLAKLGARDRTQAVILAYESGFVRAG, from the coding sequence ATTCGGGTGGTCGTCGCCGACGACGAGCGCATGGTGCGGACGGCCCTGCGGGTCATCCTCGACGCCGAGCCCGACCTGGAGGTCGTCGGCGAGGCCGCGACGGGCGCCGAGGCGGTGTCGGTGGTGCGGGCGGCGCGGCCGGACGTCGTGCTGATGGACGTGCGGATGCCGGAGATCGACGGGATCCGGGCCACCGAGCAGATCCTCGGCGGGATGGCGGAGCCGCCCCGGATCGTGGTCGTGACCACCTTCGAGAACGACTCCTACGTGTACGACGCGCTGCGGGTCGGCGCGGCCGGTTTCCTGCTGAAGCGGGCGGCGGCCGAGGAGCTGGTGGGAGCGGTCCGGCTGGTCGCCCGGAGCGACTCGCTGCTCTACCCGGCGGCGGTACGGGGCCTGGCCGCCGAGCACGCCCGGCGCGCTCCGGCGGCGGCGCCGCCCTGGGCGGGGCGGCTCACCGAGCGGGAGGCGGAGGTGCTGCGGCAGGTGGCGACGGGCCTGACGAACGCCGAGATCGCCGAGCGGATGGGCGTCGGCCCGGCGACGGTCAAGTCCCACGTGGCGGCGGTCCTGGCGAAGCTGGGCGCCCGGGACCGGACGCAGGCGGTGATCCTGGCGTACGAATCGGGGTTCGTACGGGCGGGGTGA
- a CDS encoding MFS transporter: MRWYLTGVVVSGFGTTAMWLVSGIWVKSLTGSDSLAALTAFALWAPVLLGPLLGTLADRVRRRPLLVVLDMAMALLLPLLLWVESADRVWLLFGVLVLYGAQGAVHEAAEQALAATALDASRLGTLNGLRMTANESVKLVAPLVAAGLFARYGGGPVALLDAASFAVAAAVFALMPVREERPARSADRHWWRETAEGVRLLRASPALRPLVATGAFTMLLAGVNGAAIYAVVDRGLGHSPAYAGVLYAVQGAGSVLAGLVAGPLLRRVPARTVAALGLALFAVAAGVRALPYEATALAASAVIGLGLPWVLVAVVTTVQREAPAEAVGRVAATANTLVFAPNALALALGAGLVAVVDVRVLLPVLAVAGTAWAAGLTVRGRRAGAGRVKEPVRAHGAGR; the protein is encoded by the coding sequence ATGCGCTGGTATCTGACAGGCGTCGTCGTGTCCGGGTTCGGTACGACGGCGATGTGGCTGGTCTCCGGGATCTGGGTGAAGTCCCTGACGGGGTCGGACAGTCTGGCGGCGCTCACCGCCTTCGCCCTGTGGGCGCCCGTCCTCCTCGGGCCCCTGCTCGGCACGCTCGCCGACCGGGTGCGTCGGCGGCCCCTCCTCGTCGTCCTCGACATGGCGATGGCGCTGCTGCTGCCGCTGCTCCTGTGGGTGGAGTCGGCGGACCGGGTGTGGCTGCTCTTCGGGGTGCTCGTGCTGTACGGGGCCCAGGGCGCCGTCCACGAGGCCGCCGAGCAGGCGCTCGCGGCGACGGCGCTGGACGCGTCGCGGCTCGGCACCCTCAACGGGCTGCGGATGACCGCGAACGAGTCGGTGAAGCTGGTCGCGCCGCTGGTGGCGGCGGGGCTCTTCGCCCGGTACGGGGGCGGCCCGGTGGCCCTCCTGGACGCGGCGAGCTTCGCGGTCGCGGCGGCGGTGTTCGCTCTGATGCCGGTACGGGAGGAGCGCCCCGCACGGTCGGCCGACCGGCACTGGTGGCGGGAGACGGCCGAGGGCGTCCGGCTGCTGCGGGCGTCGCCGGCGCTGCGGCCGCTGGTGGCGACGGGCGCGTTCACGATGCTGCTCGCCGGGGTGAACGGGGCCGCGATCTACGCCGTGGTGGACCGGGGGCTCGGCCACTCCCCCGCGTACGCCGGCGTGCTGTACGCCGTCCAGGGCGCGGGTTCGGTCCTCGCGGGCCTCGTCGCGGGCCCCCTGCTGCGGCGGGTCCCGGCGCGGACGGTCGCCGCCCTCGGTCTCGCGCTGTTCGCGGTCGCGGCGGGGGTGCGCGCGCTGCCGTACGAGGCGACGGCCCTGGCGGCGAGCGCGGTGATCGGCCTGGGGCTGCCGTGGGTCCTCGTCGCCGTCGTGACGACGGTCCAGCGGGAGGCTCCGGCGGAGGCGGTGGGCCGGGTGGCGGCGACCGCGAACACCCTGGTCTTCGCCCCGAACGCGCTGGCCCTCGCGCTCGGCGCGGGCCTGGTCGCGGTGGTCGACGTCCGGGTCCTGCTGCCGGTCCTCGCGGTGGCGGGCACGGCCTGGGCGGCCGGCCTCACGGTCCGGGGCCGCCGCGCGGGCGCGGGGCGGGTGAAGGAGCCCGTACGGGCACACGGGGCCGGCCGCTGA